aacataaaaaaaaaattcccgCCAACCATtccagacgacatgtcgtcgggaatgccaaccattttttatttttcctttttatgttttggcGCTTACCAGGAAAATAATTCCCGCCCAACTTACCGACGACATGTCGTCGGCATTGATCCAattcatttttttttcctttttaatgaaGATAAATTAATTTAAAACAACATTTAGAAAAAAGAAATTTGGTTACGGGACACAAGATGTTCGGATAATTGCATGTTCGCCACATCCACAGTAGTTCATCATTATGAATTAAGaaaaggaaaattatttttcatcctACCATTACAAATTGAGTAAATGTAAATGGTGAGGGTTGCAGTTGTATAAATAGATCGAATTTGTTGGATTTTGGCACCAAAAAATCTAGCCATTTGTTTCCCTCCAAAAATATTCGCGCCAAGAATATTCAACCAAAGATTTTCAACGAAAAGTTACCCGCCAAAAGGATACTAATCTCGACGAAAGGTAATGACAAAATGTAATCGTGTAATGTaatgatagaagttacatgtggaaTTTAACGATGTAATGTAACACTGTAATGTAATGGTAGAATATGACAGCGTATTGTAATGGTACAATGTGACAGTGCAATATAACAGTGGAATGTAAGggtgtaatgtaatggtagaaaATGAAGGTGTAATGCAATGGTAGGAAGTTGCGGTGTAATGTAATGGTCAAAATCTTCACATTGTAATGTAATGGTGGTATGTGATGGTGTAATGTAACAATGAACCCTAATCTTAAACCCAATGTAATGTAATGATAGAGTATCAATGTAGGAGTGTAATATAATGGTATAATATTACGGTATAATGTGTAATGTAATGGTTATTAAATTAAcggtgtaatgtaatggtagaatgtaacaatgtaatgtaatggtagaatgtGAATGTGTAACGTAATGGTACAATGTGACTGTGTAATGTAATggtgtaatgtaatggtagaatgtTACGGTGTAATGTAACGGTAGAAGTTATGGTGTAGTATAACGGTGGAATGTAATAGTGGAATATGACGGTGTAATATAACAGTGGAATGTAACGGTGTAATGTAATGAACGGAAGCATGCCATTGAAAGAAAAGGTAATTTTGATATTTTACAAAGATTTTACTTATGATATATTGTCCACCTTTTTTTTGTTGAAGATTGTTGTTTCAGATTTTAAGATTCATTTTGTTTATTGGTTTAATGGAtagattttatttttatgataaagaTGACGATAAAACAGACTATCTTCGGCCTGCTACCATTCAAAGTAAGTTTTTACTTCAAAcctctgttgcaaaacaccccgtctcgagccgtctcgACGCCCGTCTCGACAGTTTTGTGACTAGCCtgtcccgtctcgaagaaaaccgtctaatatgacagtcaaaggtcaaaattcgggtcaaatatgaaaaaaatcgggtcaaagtcggtcaagATTCAGAAAAGCCAGAAAATCGGTAGAATCGGTGAAATATAttgtattttagtttgaattttttgtattaaattaacaaTGATAGCAACAAATTAATCAATTGATgtttttagctttaaaatatgtatacatatatgcatttatatacttatatatttaaaagtcaactttggtcaacgtccgtctcgactccCGTCTCGACCCcttctcgaacgtctcgacctttttaggacccgaccgtctcggcCCCGTCTCACTTCTTTTGCAACCTTGCTTCAAACTGAAacattttgttttatttttatgataaaatAATTGCAGCCCTTTAAAGCGTTTAACTGATAACGTTGAGAAGCACAAAGTTGTTAATCAATTTTTTTACAGCTGATTGTGTGATTTCTTCATATTCATTCGTTGTGTACGATTAGTAGTTTCTTTTTTTGTGCCTCATTGTGTAGCTTTGTTAACTGATAAAAAGACATTCGAGCATAGGAGGCAGATATGGTAATGAGTTCATCCTTATTTCATTTGTAACAATTTCCTTATCTTATGAAATCATTGAATTTGGTTATGTTTTCGTTTTGTACAAcaatatattttattcttatgttaTATTATTGAACATACATATTGTACTTTGACCACTTCCCCAGGATTCCGCCAAAGGAGGTACATGAACAAAGAGGAAGCGAGGTTAGCTATAGCTGCTAGCAACTTACAACCGGTTGAGTGTATATTTTTTGCTATGTAGTTAAAGGCACTCAATTATAACAACCTTATAGTTTTTGAGTATAGTTTTTGTGTATAGCTTTTGCTAATTCTGCCGCTATCGTATTTTGTAACTCCCAAACATGATGATGATCATGTAAATTATGTGTGTAATGAATAGCCATCGTGGTAATCGCAGAAAATTTGTGATTTTATTTTAAATGTTTatcatttacatttatttatatttattatatatggtATGTTTTTTGTTTTGAACATCTGGGCAGAAATTGTATTTTGTGTGACGAATTCGGCTGGACAGCAGCTTTTTTGAAGCTGCTGTAAAAAAAATTAATACAGGCTTTCCAGACGACATGTCGTCGCAAAAGCGTCGTCGCGAAAGGTGATTTTGACCAAAAATGTCAAAATCAGTCAACAATTGACTTTTTCATGTATGACGACATGTCGTCGCGAAAGGAGCCACTTGATCTTTGACTATGTCAGTCAAAGTGGGTCCCATCGTCGTCGGGATAGACGTAAAATAGGCGTCGGGAAAATCTTTTCGCGACGAGGCTTTAGGGACGACACATAagcgacgacatgtcgtcgggatAGGGCTTTCCAGACGACATGTCGTCGCAAAATGTCGTCTGGAAAGGCTCATTTGTTGTAGTGTGATATTTTAGTTGGTTCAATCAACTTATAGTTTTTTATCTTACATATTTTCACAACTTGAATTGTCACACTCATTTTGTATAGCATCTTTATATAAAGATGTTTTATACGATTATTAAAATATTTCTTATAATgagcatgtatgtatgtatgtatgtatgtatgtatgtatgtaaatcAGATAATCTATCATTCAAAGTTAAATTAGATTTACTTAAATGATCGTATTTTGATTTTCgttatattaattataaaagtacATATATCttgatttatttttatatactccgTAGTTTTTAAAAAAGGGATAATGTAGATATACAAGTAAATATTCATACATAATATAAGTGTCTAataaaattaattttaattaaattcAAATTAATTTGTGTTTGTTTATGCTAATCAATTGAGTGACTTCTGGGACCATGGGTTGTCATCCAAACGATGGAATCAATATCTTATAACCACACAAATTAATACACATTCGTTGTATGTAATTCCATTTTAAGTATGGGTTCAAATCGACTTTACTAATCTTTGAAATAATTAATTACTTGATTTAGAAATATTATAGAGACAGCTCTTACATGCATTATCTTATTTTCATTTTTCTCGTGAATAAGAAATTTTCATAATCAGTTATAAATATGAGTGTATATTTTGGTATAATACGTGTTCGAAAATCCAAATATTACACACGTATACGTATATAAGTACTTAAAACTAAGTAAATACGCACTAATTAATataattatcgttatcgttatcataatATATAAATGATCAATAATTAACAAAACGTGACCATTCACCTCATTCCTTTTATGGAATGTGATTAAGATGCTCTAATTAAAAGCTACTAAaaactactgtaaaagagaaaatgaCTACTCTATATTTCTTAAAAAAGGTTTAAAGCTTATTTATTGTGTTTAATCTTTTTTAGGGCTGAAGTCTATCAAGAATTCAAGATGATGGTCTTGTAATTACTTTGGAATATGAAAACTAATCTGGTTTGCGAACATGGAATTAAGTTGTATAGGAGAAATGAATCCgataaattaaaagtattattcGTTTCAAAACGATAAGTCAATAAGTATTAACATGGATGGTCATGTACAATTTCTTTTCGATACTTTTGGTCCGGGATCACTGGCATAATTCAGGCAATTATGCATAATGTCTCTCTTTTTGCCCGAATCTACGGATCAAAAGAATAATCTTAATATAAAGTTGAAGCATTTCTGTACAAAATGAATACGTAACATGCATATATTTATGGTTTGGAGTGGCATTTGAGTGTGTTCATGTATATGGTATGTGTATATTTATGTATGTGCAAGCGTGTATATTGCATTAtacgtatatataaataaagtCGTATAGAAGAGATATAAGTGCTTACTTATGTACGCGTTTAATGCAAGCATGAACATACACGTAAATACATATATGGGGTAGTTTTAGAAACTATGAGTTTGCATATCAAAATTTGAATCACGCACATGTTTATGATAACTTTTGCAAGATAATAGAAAAGGTACCATAGTTCGGAGTAACGTAGCAAAGGGCCCAAAGCCCAAACACGCATAATGCAGCCCATTATGAAGAGCCCATTTTATGAACTGATAATGACTatacaccttttttttttttttttttttggaaattgatgaaaatacacttttttattaaggcttcaaacaaaatacattttttttttaaattgcctttttacaccattcggtagacgggatttctgtctaccacctttatctgtcgtctactaccatttttataaagtagtagacagtaacaacaaggtagtagacagtgagaacaaagcagtagacagccaaTTACAAGGTAGCTGACCGTCTAGTGCCTTGTTAttactgtctactaccttgttgtaggtgtcgactGATATGTATTATTGGTGTCGACACCTACAACAAAGTAGTAGACAATAATAACAAGGCATTAGACGGTCAGCTACCTTGTAAttggctgtctactgctttgttctcactgtctactaccttgttgttactgtctaaaactttgtaaaaatggtagtagacgacagataaaggtggtagacagaaattccgtctaccgaatggtgtaaaaagacaatttttttttaaaaagtgtattttgtttgaagccataaaaaaaattgtattttgaacaatttcccttttttttttttcttttacaaaAAATGGAAAAACTTATATTGAACCTAGTCTTTCACCAAAAGCGAAAGAGCCTTTCAAGAAACAAACAACATCCCCATGACCGTCTCGCAACTAAAAGCAGACAAAACAAATCTACCGCAAAGAACAAACTAACCTAAAGGCGAGCCACGGGACACAACCGTAACTAAGGGGCGTTTACTACTATTATTCTTTCTACTAGGTGTAGtttgaatgaatatatatatggtcTTTTTGCATATATATCTATCTGTTTATAATAAGAGTTATATTTAAGGGTTTAAGCTCAAATGCCCACTAAATAATCCAGTTAAGCCACGTACATTTAGGTAAAAAGTATCATCCATCTCCGATTAACATTAACAAAGAAAACCTTATCTGTTTACGTTTTAATAATTACTGTTGAAATACTATAAATAGTTGCTTATATAATATATTCGCGGTTTACCTTGCGACTGGTTCTTAGCCACAAGGCCCACAAAAGTATTTGCCCTCCCTAAATCACGTATGTTCACCACTACATTAGATACATATGAAAGGCCTAGCTTACATCAGTTAAGTTTTCCTGTGTAGTATTACAACCTCTTTTCATATTTAGTTATAGACTCGCGATTTAGATCAATCTGGTCCTGGAATTCTCTACTTCGTTTATGCTTAATTATTCACTCCTGAAAAACAAGAAAATATTGTTTATAAGATTCGACATCACAACATGGCACAAATTGAAGCTACTTGAAAATTATAGCATACCTTGGGTGGGCCTAGTGATGAACTCAAATCCGGGTTTGTAGGTGTCTCGAAAATCCTTGCTTCTGATTTCTCGTTCGACAAACTACATAAAATATATTACGAATTTCATCTAAATCTCACAATAACAGCTtctgaaaaaaatatatcataGGATGACAATAGTATCTCACTACATAGCATTACCATTTGACCTGTTTACAAGTCTGAGTATCTGACCAAATTCCTTTTAGCCAATTTTTTACTAATTATTTGACATATAATACCAATAAAGCATAACCTAAACCGACCCATTCATTATAATTTATGTAGAAGAGGAGATACGTACGTTGAGAGTATTGTGACCCATATCAGCTCTATGCAATCAACCCATAAAAGCCTTTGTTCAACAGGTATCACACCATATGTAATAACATGAGCAAATGGCCAAAGCTTCCAACCCGCCTAATAACAAGTTTAAACAAACATAAGTCTATAAACTTTAATACATGCCAACATGATACATAAAATAATCAACGAACATTCATACTTTCAAATAAGTCATTAAAGTTAAAATAAACAAGACTTTAAAAATATACAATCTATTTTGGGATCTATGCACAGTTAATAAAAAGAAAGTTTATATACCATTAACATAGGCCAAAACGTGGTCTTCAGTTCACTAAAAATAGTAATTGGGGATTCAAAACGCATAAGTCCCAAAACGACATAGTAAATGCTATTCCACACTGCAGCCCATACTGTTTGATCAAAGGCGACTTTCACAGGAACAGCCCACCAGTCTTCGAATGGGAAAAGGGCCTGATCGGACAACAATTTGAATTCAATTTCTACATATTAATTAAAAAAGTAACTATCAATTAAAACATGTCGATAATCACCTCGCATATGTAGTAATAGTAATGAGACAGTGATCCGTGTAGAGCAAAGCCAACTAGACCAGACCTAAACATGCGtgttcggtcaaactccaagagcggTTTTCCTTCACAGCACTAATGTAATTCCGAAGTAGTCAAAAGAGAAATATATCGAATTAGTgagttacaaaacgtatcatatgacTTAGGGGGTTCATTttttaaaatcaattatgtaaatgTTGCTATTATAATACAAACCATTTCCATGTATATAAGATATGAATTGTTCGTCAAAAGTTTGAAATCGACTAACCTGTGCAATCCAATCACCTATTGAATATACAACACCACTTATCATCATTTTTGCCAAAACAGGGTTTTCTTTTAGAGCTTCTTCATATGCACTCCAATTATGTAGGGGTGCATATTTCAGTATCTCGTATATCGTCCAACCCTATAAAAGAAAGCCACAAAACTTGTAACAACATAACAAATGCTACACTAATAACAGTTACCATCTTTTATATATCCTTCTTCTGTGAATAGTTGCACCAAACTTTTTGGTAAGATCTACTAGAACTCGAATACCAATATAGTTGCATTCATCAACGATTATGTTAACTATTGGGTCTTTCAAACTATTATCAAAACGAGTAGAAGAGTGTATTTTAAAACCGATTTTGGTCTACTAATGATCCTTCAACTTCAATATTTATAATGATCCTTCAATTTCAAACTATTTAAGAGAATAGGCTACAAAAAACCAAAAACTATAACTTTATCATGAAACTAAAAGGGATCTTCTGGTAGACACGCAAGAAAAAGAACCCTAAATATAATTACATTATTTCATATTTGGAAATTTAATTTGCATTACATGGTTAAGGTGAAATTGAAAAGTTGTTTAAAGGATTCCTATGGAGTCAAGGTAAGAAATCAAAAGGTATGGCTAAGATCTCATGGAAACATTTTTGTTAGCCTAAGGATCAAAGTGGGTTAGGTATTAAACCCAATAAAATCTGAAATGAAGTGCTACTTATAAAATAGTCATGGAAGATAATTGCCCAAAAAGACACCCTATGGATCAAATGGGTCAATGCAGTCAATCTAAAGGTCGGAAGCATCTGGGAGATTGATGCTTGTAAGGGGTTGGAAGAAGCTTTTAGAGCTTAGAAATAAAGTAAAACCTGATGTTTTTTATGTTCTTGGTAATGGCCTAACTTCATCAATGGAGAATGAGAAGCTTAAACTGGCTAGCTTAAGAGTCAAAAGATCAAAAGCAGTTTTAAAAGCTGCTGAGATATTGAATTTTAAATGGGTCAATATGCAACTTCAATATAATTATTTGAAGCTCGAATGTGGCGATT
This genomic window from Rutidosis leptorrhynchoides isolate AG116_Rl617_1_P2 chromosome 2, CSIRO_AGI_Rlap_v1, whole genome shotgun sequence contains:
- the LOC139891129 gene encoding protein SYM1-like, which codes for MAAGSVNPTFISQCTPVKNVKFLIPISHAPQIFTKRNHVAGTVRAVAKEQNVMPIKNNDCTDHESGVFVSEIERDVAGGQKGHLIGGNDDGRLLSFDKLIDRGINASIVLAAGTFAITKLLTIDHDYWHGWTIYEILKYAPLHNWSAYEEALKENPVLAKMMISGVVYSIGDWIAQCCEGKPLLEFDRTRMFRSGLVGFALHGSLSHYYYYICEALFPFEDWWAVPVKVAFDQTVWAAVWNSIYYVVLGLMRFESPITIFSELKTTFWPMLMAGWKLWPFAHVITYGVIPVEQRLLWVDCIELIWVTILSTLSNEKSEARIFETPTNPDLSSSLGPPKE